Within the Enterobacter bugandensis genome, the region AACCGGCGTCAGCGGCACGCTGCTTGAGGACCGCAACCTGAACTACAGCGTGACCCAGGGACACGCCAGCAACAACGGCTCAAGCGGAAGCGCCAGCGCCAACTGGCAGGCAACCTACGGCACGCTGGGCGTGGGCTACAACTATTCCCGCGATCAGCACGATCTCAACTGGCAACTCTCCGGCGGGGTGGTTGGCCATTCAGACGGCGTGACCTTCAGCCAGCCGCTGGGCGATACCAACGTGCTGATTAAGGCGCCGGGGGCATCAGGCGTCAGCGTGGAAAACCAGACCGGCGTGAAGACCGACTGGCGAGGCTACGCGGTCATGCCGTATGCCACCGTCTACCGCTACAACCGCGTGGCGCTGGATACCAATACCATGAGCAACAACACCGACATCGAAAACAACGTGAGCAGCGTGGTGCCGACCAAAGGCGCGCTGGTCCGCGCCAGCTTTGATACCCGCATTGGCGTGCGCGCCCTGCTGACGGTAACGCGCGGCAACCAGCCGGTGCCGTTCGGCGCCGTGGTGCGCGAAACCCAGAGCGGCGTGACCAGCATGGTGGGGGATGACGGGCAAATTTACCTGAGTGGGCTGCCGCTGGAAGGCGAACTGCTGGTCCAGTGGGGTAACGGGGTGCAGTCCCAGTGCCGTGCGCCTTACAGCTTGCCTGAAAAGAGCCTGCAACAGGCGATCACACTTAAGGGGATCCGCTGTGATTAAAATCCATATCTTTGCCTTGTCGCTTCTGGCACTCCTGCCCGCGACAAACGCGTTAGCCACCGTGTGCGTCAATGAAAAGGGCGTGCCGACGGAGGTGCATTACGACCTGACGGATAAATTCAACAGCTCGAATAACCAGGTTGGGCAGGTTGTCACCCTCAGCGAGAAATCGCAGTGGGTGGGGGTAAACGCCGTCTGCCCGAAGGGCACCGTCGGGAATACCACCAAGCGCAGCTACGTGACGGATTACCCGATCACCGGGACCAGCGATGGCTATCAGTATCTGAAGCTTAACGACTATCTGGACGGGGCGATGAAGATCACGGACAGCTATGCTGGCGCGTTTTATCCACCCAAAAGCTATATCCAGATGGGGAGCCATCCGAACGTTTCAAAAAACAAACCGTTTGGCGTGCAGGATTCCAGCCTTATTTTCCGTCTTAAGGTGACCCGACGCTTTATCAATATGGTGGTGATCCCGCGTGCCACCATGTTCCGCGTTTACGTCACCACAACCTCCTCCGATCCGTTGACCACGCCGGTCTACACCATCAGCTACAGCGGAACCATTCAGGTGCCGCAGAGCTGCGCCATCAACGCCGGCAATGTGGTTGAATTTGATTTCGGCGACATTGGCGCCTCCCTGTTCAGCAAGGCAGGCGTGGGTAACAAGCCGGAGGGCGTCTCATCGCAAAGCAAAACCATCGCGATTAAATGCACCAACGTGGAGGCAAACGCTATGCTGACGATGCGCGTCGAGGCTGAAAAGGTCTCCAATAATGTGGTGGTGTCGGATAACCCGGATGTGGGGTTTATCATTGCCAACGAGAGCGGTGCGCCGCTCACGCCTAACAAGCTGACGAGCAAAATTCCGTTCCGCCTGGACGACAGCGCGCAGGCGCAGGTGGGGATCCGGGTCTGGCCGGTGAGCGTGACGGGCAACAAGCCAGCGGAAGGGCGCTTTACCTCGCGCGGATATTTGCGTGTGGATTACGACTAAGGAGCAGACATGCGAAACGGGATCCGTTTTATCACCGTGGCGCTCTTTGCGCTTTGCACCCAGGCTCAGGCGGAAACCGCATTGGGCGAAATTAATATTCGGCTCTACGGCAATATTGTCGATTTCACCTGCGTGGCAGAGGGTAACGATAGCGACAAAACGGTCACGCTGGGCACCTGGCCCACGAAGCAACTCAACACCACAGGGAGCCGCACGCAGCCTATGCCCTTCACGCTGAAGCTGACCGGCTGTCCGCCCGGGGCGGCGTCCATTACGTTCTCGGGTAAGGCTGACGGGAGCAATAGCGGGTTGCTGGCGCTGAATGATGCCAGTACAGCGAGCCACGTCGCCGTCGAGATCAGGGATGCGGATAAAACGCGTCTGGCGCTTCAGCAGGCCAGCCAGCCGGTGACGGTTGATGCACAGGGGAATGCGACCCTATCATTTTATGCCAATTATATTGCCACGGCCGATAACCCTCAGCCCGGACGGGCTGATGCGGATGCTACCTTCATGATTAATTATAATTAGCACTGACCGCACTCCCTGCAGCTCGGATAAACTGCAGGGAGTGAATTCAGGTTATAGTAGCTCGTGCGCTTTGGCGTAATCTATTAATTCCACGATGCTTTGTACGCCAAGCTTGGAATAAATATTGGATTTGTGCGCACTGATGGTCTTATTGCTCAACAGTAACTGTTCAGCAATCTCCTTATTGGATAATCCATTCGCCAGATAACGTAATACCGTGACCTCGCGATTCGATAATGGCATATCCACTGCCATCCCTTTTCCCGAACCCATATGGTTTATAAAATTCAGCGTTTCCGACGGGAAAAAAGAATAACCCATCAGAATCATCTCTACGGCGTTGTAGATCTCACCCAAATCTTTTCGTTTACTGACGAAGCCGTTGGCCCCGGCGCGAATCGCACGACCCGCGTAAAATAACTCTGATTTAGAGGAGAGGAACAGAATCTTGATGTCTTTGTTTAAGTTTCTGATTCTCTTCAGTAAAGCGAAGGCGTCTGTGCCCGTAAGTTCGATGTCAAGGATCACCAAATCGATAGGATGATTACGAATACAGTCAAGAACTTCATGGCTATCGCCAGACTTAAGCTTGACTGTGATATTTTTATTTTTCTGTAGCAGGACCTCTATCGACATTCTGACGATAGGATGTTCGTCCATAATGATAACGGATGCCGGTTTCATTTTTAATGCCTCAGATTGTTAAAAGCGTTATGCAGAGTTTTGTAAAACTCTCGAAATGCCGGAAGGATATAAAGTGCAGATCCCTATACCGTAGTATTTCCCTGGAAAGAGCGAAAGCATCCTTGTTTACGTAATGAAAAGAACAGTGCCTCAGCGCGGTCATCTCATTTGGCTGGTGTTGGCAAAAAGATTTTTCTTATTCAGATTTGGTACGCATCTTATTATACAGAGTAAGTTTTTTCCGAAAACCCTGTAAATTAGTCTCCGCTTATTGGTTTGTATTATCTTCTGGATCTTAATGGCTATGTTTTTAAATTTAGCGGAAATATCCTGTTATCCCATTTACCGCATCTTTTCATCTTTATGTAATAACAAAAAATAACAGATGTCTCTTTATGTTGCGTAATTGTTAATAAAAAAGGCCGTCGATTCGGCGGGCGACCCAGGGTCAAAGAGGCGAAAAAGTGCCCTCGCAAGGTGTCAAACCTTCATCTGAAAGTGCTTAAGGCGCATCAACGTCACGCCATCATCGCGCAGGAGAACATGCTATCCACTTTGCTTTCCACTCCTGGAGAGTGAAGCGAAGCTGCTTGTTTTTACATCATTATCATCTTATTAACGCATTCTGCATTCACTTAACGGATGGAGGAAAGTGCTGCCTTTGGTTCATTCTGTGACATTTCACATGGTTCCGAAGCATAAATTAGGAATAGTTATAAAATCGAATACATTGTTAAAATTTAACCATTTAATAACATGCGTGGTAAGTAAATTCCTAAAGCGCTTTAGGAAATAAGAAGTTAGTGCGTAAGTTAAAACGTGCAGTCAGAGAGGTTATTAAGAAGGTGTAACAATTCCTGGCGATGGCTCAGCCCCAGCTTAAGCAGGATGCAGCTAAGACGATAGATAATGCGGCTATAGGGGCGATTCTGCAGAAGGGCAATCTGACGCAGCGTCTTACCGCGGGCAAGCTCCTGCAAAATGGGCCATTCATTGCGGGAAAACCAGTCTTTATCGGACCCCTGCGGTGGGCGGGCATCCATCAGGCTGTGTTGAAGCCCTGCCGCGTTCATCTGACGTTCCAGCACGTGAAAAGGCCCCGCCGCTTTGCAGAAGAGGCGGGTATCATAATTATCTGCCCGGACCAGTAGCCACGGCGTCAGGAAGGGGGGATACAGGCTATGCCTTCTTAACTGATCCAGTTGATCAATCAGCCCGGTGGAACGGCTTTCTACATCCACCACCAGACGCGCTGAAGGCCATTGTGCCTGAGCGCCGAGCGCATCATCCAGCGAGATATAGTCGCAACAGCTGCTCAGGGGAAACTGCCCATTGAGAAAACCGGTGCGCAGAAAATGATCCTCCGTGACCAGAATGATAAACGGAGCGTCGGTTTTTCGGGGCTGGCTGATGGACTGGCTCAAAAACTCGAGCCGGTCGAAAAAGGGGGGAGCAAAAGGTGAGCGCGTAAATCCCAGTGCATCACTTCCTGTACGCCGCCGCCGGTAACGGCGCACTGTCATTCGCATGGTCTCCCTCCTGGAAATGGCTCTTTAATCCTCCGGCCATGTCCAGGACGGCCAGTAATATCCCTGGCCGAGATCTGCGCCTGCCTGCAGTGCCCAGGTGCGATCGCGTTCAGTCTCAATACCTTCGATGAGCACGCTCCCGGCCAGCTGAAAGCAACGTGAAACCAGTTGCCTCAGCGCGGGTGTGGCGCGTAAACGCCAGAATGCGCCCTTATCAATTTTGATGCCGTTCAACGGTAATCGACAAAATAAAAACGGCTGAATGACCGTTTCGTCGATGTCATCCAGCCATATACTGTGCCCCTGTTCCCGGAGTTTCGACAGGTTTTGAATGACGCGCTGCTTCTGTGCGGCAGAGAAAGCCAGAAAGGCAGAGAGATCAACAATCTCGATATTCAGCGGCGTGTTTTTCAGATTGATGAGCCGCTGAAAAGACGCTGGCTCTGTCATAACGGTTATCGGCAGATTAATAAAAAGGTTATTACCGTGCGGCGTCTTTTTTAGTGCGGCAAGCTGCGCTTCAAGCAGCGTCATTGACCAGCCTGCCGACTGATGGCGAAAAAAATCCTCGCTGTGCTGCGTTTCGGACAGAATGCTAAGCACCTCCACGCCAACCTGACGCTGAGAGGTGAGGGCGACGACAGGCTCCAGTTTGATGCCGACGATGTCCTGAGAAATAAACTGTAATCGGGGGGGCGTATCGAACGGGTTGTGCGCTGTCACTCCATTGTCCTGTTGTCTGTCAGCCTCCAGGCGGCCGGGAAACCTTGCTCTAGTGTGACGAGCCGACGAGCAGGAAAACAGCAGGCGTTACTTAAATACAACTAAGCCTTTTCGCAGCGCTAAATTTTACGGTGAAACAGTGAGAAATGTTGAGAAAATAGCCGTATTTACAATCGGCTAGCGGTAATTGCCCCCGAAAACGGAAAAGGCATTGACTCACCTGACATTGACCGTATAATTCTTCGCGTTTCACCACCGCGAAGTTCACTCTTCTCAGTGCGCCCTTAGCTCAGTTGGATAGAGCAACGGCCTTCTAAGCCGTAGGTCGTAGGTTCGAATCCTACAGGGCGTGCCATTTAGAAACAGGCACTTACGCCAGTTTCAAACCAGCCTGATTTTCTCCTTGTGTCGTATTTGCGTCATGGTTGCCAAAATGGCCTCAATTTTCCGTGCGTGTTCACTTAAATGGTTCAGCGCAAGGTGAGCATCCCCTTTTATCACGCATTAACTTGAGCAGGATCCTGCAGAGATTTGCGCTTGCCAAAGCATAGATAATGCGTATAGTTCTCATTTGCATTGCAACCAATATATTCTAAGGCCCGTCCACGGGCTATTTTTGCGCGCACTTTCAAACGAGTTAACGATGAACAACACCAAAATGCACAAAACGCTGCTGGCGCTCGCCATTGGCGCGGTTACACATTCCGCCTGGGCGGCAGAGGATAAAAAAGAAGACACCATCGTTGTGCAGTCTGCACCTGCCGGCGACTTTAAACCCGGTGGCGACCAGCTGGTGCCGGCCTTCCTTGACGGGCAGGTGGCCAACGGCGGGCGAATGGGGATGCTCGGCCAGCAGAACGCCATGGACGTGCCGTTCAACATCATCAGCTACACCTCAAAACTGGTGGAAGATCAGCAGGCGAAAACCATTGCTGACGTGGTCGCCAACGACGCGGGCGTACAGTTTGTGCAGGGTTACGGCAACAGCGCGGAAACCTTCCGCATTCGCGGCCTGAAGTTTGACGGCGACGACATGACCTTCGGCGGCCTCTCCGGCGTGCTGCCGCGTCAGGTGGTGGATGCCCAGATGGTCGACCGCATTGAGATCTTCAAAGGGGCCAACTCCCTGATGAACGGCGCGGCAAGCTCGGGCGTGGGCGGGATGATTAACCTTGAGCCAAAGCATGCCGGGGAAACGCCGCAGGCGAAAGTGGGCGTGGACTACACCTCTGATTCCCAGATTGGCACCACGCTGGATGCGGGGCGTCGCTTTGGCGATAACGACCAGTTCGGCGCGCGCGTGAACCTCGTGCATCGTGAAGGGGAAACCGGCGTACCGAACGACCGCCGCCGCACCACGCTGCTCTCCACCGGCCTGGACTACAAAGGCGACCGCTTCCGCACCTCGCTGGATCTGGGCTATCAGAAGAAAACCTTCCACGGCAGCCCGACCAGCGTCAACATCTCGGCGGTGGACTTCGTGCCTGAACCGCCGAAAAACGATCGTAACTTCTCGCAGAAGTGGGCCTACAGCGATATCGAAAACGAGTTCGGGATGTGGCGCAGCGAGTATGACATCACCGACAGCTGGACCGCCTATACCGGCCTGGGCGCGCAGCACGCGCATGAAGAAGGGATCTACAGCGCGCCGAAGCTGGTGGACAAGAGCGGCAAGGCGACGGCCAGCCGTCTGGATACCAATCGCATCAGCGATTCCGTCAGCGGGATGGCGGGCATTCGCGGCAACTTCAACACCGGCTTCGTCTCGCACAAGGTCAACGTCGGGTACTCCGCAATGACCAAAAACGAAAAAATCGCCTGGAAAATGTCGGCGGCGAAGGATAACCCGACCACCAACATCTACCACAACACCGGCGTGGATATGCCGGACAGCACCAACTTCAACGGCTCCGGCGGTAAATACAGCGATCCGCTGACCAGCGGGCGCACCCGCACCCAGGGCTGGCTGCTGAGCGATACCCTGGGCGTGTTTGATGACAAGCTGCTGTTCACCGCAGGCGCGCGCCATCAGAAAGTGGTCGTTCGCGGGTATAACAAAATTACCGGCGCAGAGAACGACGCGGACGGCTTCGACGGCAGCCGCTGGATGCCAACCTACGGCGTGGTTTACAAACCGTGGGAAGAAATT harbors:
- the fimH gene encoding type 1 fimbria D-mannose specific adhesin FimH: MIKIHIFALSLLALLPATNALATVCVNEKGVPTEVHYDLTDKFNSSNNQVGQVVTLSEKSQWVGVNAVCPKGTVGNTTKRSYVTDYPITGTSDGYQYLKLNDYLDGAMKITDSYAGAFYPPKSYIQMGSHPNVSKNKPFGVQDSSLIFRLKVTRRFINMVVIPRATMFRVYVTTTSSDPLTTPVYTISYSGTIQVPQSCAINAGNVVEFDFGDIGASLFSKAGVGNKPEGVSSQSKTIAIKCTNVEANAMLTMRVEAEKVSNNVVVSDNPDVGFIIANESGAPLTPNKLTSKIPFRLDDSAQAQVGIRVWPVSVTGNKPAEGRFTSRGYLRVDYD
- the sfmF gene encoding fimbria assembly protein: MRNGIRFITVALFALCTQAQAETALGEINIRLYGNIVDFTCVAEGNDSDKTVTLGTWPTKQLNTTGSRTQPMPFTLKLTGCPPGAASITFSGKADGSNSGLLALNDASTASHVAVEIRDADKTRLALQQASQPVTVDAQGNATLSFYANYIATADNPQPGRADADATFMINYN
- the fimZ gene encoding fimbria biosynthesis transcriptional regulator FimZ; its protein translation is MKPASVIIMDEHPIVRMSIEVLLQKNKNITVKLKSGDSHEVLDCIRNHPIDLVILDIELTGTDAFALLKRIRNLNKDIKILFLSSKSELFYAGRAIRAGANGFVSKRKDLGEIYNAVEMILMGYSFFPSETLNFINHMGSGKGMAVDMPLSNREVTVLRYLANGLSNKEIAEQLLLSNKTISAHKSNIYSKLGVQSIVELIDYAKAHELL
- a CDS encoding helix-turn-helix transcriptional regulator, yielding MRMTVRRYRRRRTGSDALGFTRSPFAPPFFDRLEFLSQSISQPRKTDAPFIILVTEDHFLRTGFLNGQFPLSSCCDYISLDDALGAQAQWPSARLVVDVESRSTGLIDQLDQLRRHSLYPPFLTPWLLVRADNYDTRLFCKAAGPFHVLERQMNAAGLQHSLMDARPPQGSDKDWFSRNEWPILQELARGKTLRQIALLQNRPYSRIIYRLSCILLKLGLSHRQELLHLLNNLSDCTF
- a CDS encoding EAL domain-containing protein, encoding MTAHNPFDTPPRLQFISQDIVGIKLEPVVALTSQRQVGVEVLSILSETQHSEDFFRHQSAGWSMTLLEAQLAALKKTPHGNNLFINLPITVMTEPASFQRLINLKNTPLNIEIVDLSAFLAFSAAQKQRVIQNLSKLREQGHSIWLDDIDETVIQPFLFCRLPLNGIKIDKGAFWRLRATPALRQLVSRCFQLAGSVLIEGIETERDRTWALQAGADLGQGYYWPSWTWPED
- a CDS encoding TonB-dependent receptor, translating into MNNTKMHKTLLALAIGAVTHSAWAAEDKKEDTIVVQSAPAGDFKPGGDQLVPAFLDGQVANGGRMGMLGQQNAMDVPFNIISYTSKLVEDQQAKTIADVVANDAGVQFVQGYGNSAETFRIRGLKFDGDDMTFGGLSGVLPRQVVDAQMVDRIEIFKGANSLMNGAASSGVGGMINLEPKHAGETPQAKVGVDYTSDSQIGTTLDAGRRFGDNDQFGARVNLVHREGETGVPNDRRRTTLLSTGLDYKGDRFRTSLDLGYQKKTFHGSPTSVNISAVDFVPEPPKNDRNFSQKWAYSDIENEFGMWRSEYDITDSWTAYTGLGAQHAHEEGIYSAPKLVDKSGKATASRLDTNRISDSVSGMAGIRGNFNTGFVSHKVNVGYSAMTKNEKIAWKMSAAKDNPTTNIYHNTGVDMPDSTNFNGSGGKYSDPLTSGRTRTQGWLLSDTLGVFDDKLLFTAGARHQKVVVRGYNKITGAENDADGFDGSRWMPTYGVVYKPWEEISLYANHTEALQPGKTAPNTATNYGQSTGIVHSKQNEVGVKADFGRVGGSLALFEIKMPSAILDANNHYGLDAEQRNRGVELNVFGEPMLGMRLNASATWLQAELTKTKNGVNQGNDAIGIPNFYAVLGAEYDIKPVDGLTATARVNHSGTQYADLANSKKLDSYTTLDLGMRYRFAVNHNANQMTVRAGIDNVTNENYWASVDDSGTYITQGEPRTFKVSVGYEF